Genomic window (Hydrogenimonas cancrithermarum):
AAACGCTCCACGACCGGTTATGACGCCAGCCGCCTGACGATGCTTCTGGCACTGCTCGAGAAGAAACTCGAACTCCCTTTCAACCAGTACGACGTCTTCGTCAATATCGCCGGCGGTATCAAGATCAACGAACCCGCTGCCGACCTGGCTATCATCGCCGCCATCATCAGCAGCTTCAGAAACCGTCCATTGAGCGACGAGAGCGTTTTTATCGGCGAAGTGAGCCTCATCGGCGACATCCGCGAGGTCTTCCACCTCGAACAACGCCTCAGGGAAGCCAACACCCTCGGCTTCACCAAAGCCATCGTACCCAACAAACCGGCGTTCGAAACACCGATAAAATGCTACATCGCAGAAGAGGTCGCCAAAGTCGTAGAGTGGATGTAAGAGTCTCTACTTCAAATCAGGGATGCGGTACTCTCAACGTCGAGTTGAGAAGCCAACCGATGACGACCATGAACAATATAACCATTTGGCCGGGTAGAACGCCATAGGTGTAGCCGAGGTAGACGAGCCAGAGCAAGATGGCGCCCAGCGGTGTGGGTACGCCGACAAAAAACTTTCCGACTTCACCCGCTTCGGCATCGATATTGAACTGGATGAGACGCCTCAATCCGCTGATGACATAGTAAACGGTTGCAACCACGCCGATATTGAACCAAAATCCATCCAAATGCGTATATACGGCCTGAAAAATCAAAAAAACCGGAACCAATACAAAGGAGAGAAAATCGGCGAACGAATCGAGCTGTATGCCGAATTCGTTGGAAAGGTTGAATTTTCGTGCAATCTTACCGTCGAAAATGTCGAAAGCGCCACCGATCCAAGCAAAGACGATGGCATAGAAAAAGTTGTTCTGAGTGATGAAATAGGTCGCGACAAGACCGCATGTGATGTTGACCATTGTAAAGAGGTTGGCGAGATTGAAATGTGATTTTGGATTGAGAAGCGGATTCATCAGATTCCTTTTGATATAATCGGTCCCATATTTTACAAACATACAACTTTAAATTACGAAAGAAAGCTTCAAATGTCCGATATTCTTGACTCCATCACCGCCATCCACTCTCATGAAGAGCGGTATGAAAAACTCGAACTGTTCTACAAAGACGAGAATGAAAAACAGAAAATTTTGGACACCGTCGATCAGCTCTCATGGCGCCCCGAGTGCCAGATAGAGATATGCAGCGTCGAAGAGGGCGACGGCCGGGGGTTTGTCTCGATCGAGTTTCACGACGACTACGACAAAGAGGCGGGAGCCTTTTTCGATACACTTATACACAGGCTCGGCATCGACCGCTGTGAGTAAGATGCCTTTACCAGTCCAGCAGCAAAAAGAGCGACGATAGAAAATAGTTGGCGGCGAAGATCGTCACCGCCGAATAGACGACGGCGGACGTCGTCGCCTGCCCCACACCCCGTGCCCCACCTCTTGCGATATAACCCAGATAAGTTCCGATAGAGCTGATCAAAAATCCGAAAACGAACGCTTTCAACACACCCGTACCGATATCTGCGAAGACGAGATACTGCTGAATAGTGTTCTGATATGCCACCGGATTGACCCCCAGCGCCTCGGTGGAGATTAGATAGGCGCTGATATTTCCTACGAAATCGAATGTAATGACCAGTAAAGGCAGCGAGAGCGTCGTCGCGAGAATTCTGGGAATGATCAGGTACTTTTTCGAATCGACCGCAAGCGTTTCGATCGCGTCGATCTGTTCGGTCACCCGCATGGTGCCGAGTTCCGCAGCCATCGCACTGATCGCGCGCGAAATGAGCATCAGCGCGGCGAAGACCGGACCCAGCTCTCTTGAAATCGAGACGAAAATCGTGTAGCCCATGAAGTTCTCGGCACTGAAGCGGTGAAAACCGTGGTAGAGCTGGATCGCTTCTACCATTCCGGTAAAGAGCGCCGTCAGCAAAATGACACCCAGCGTCCCGATTCCTATACTCTCCATCTGCTGGAAAAACTCCCGTAGACGATAGGGCCGCTTGAAATAGAGAGGGATCAACCCAACCTGAAACTCGATAAAACGTCCGAAGTCGGCCATTCTGTTATAAAGATGAAGGACAGGCCTGCCGACCCATGCAAAAAAAATCTCTATCCAACTTATCGCCATTTAAAAATCTTTCGTTTTTTACCGCTATTTTATCCAAAAGGGAACCAATGGACGCTGAATCACGCATTTGCCGGGTATAATACTTAACTTCGATATCAAAAAGACGATACTACTTCAAGAAATGCGTAGAAAAAAAGGAGAACAATATGGCCGAAGAAGAGAAAGAAGAGTCCCAGGAGAGCGAAGGCTCGGAAACGCAGAAAAAAGGCGGCAGCAACATCGTCTTGATTCTTATCGTCGTTCTTCTGGTACTGGTTCTTGCCATAGGCGGTGTCGTGGCCTATCTGATGCTGTCGGGAGACGATGAAACCATCGACGATACGACCATCAAGCAGGAGAAGATCGAGAAGAAACGATCCAGACGAAACAATGAGGAGATGGGAGTCGGCCCGATGTATCCTCTCGACAAATTCACCGTCAACCTCATGAGCGAAAACGGCCGAAGGTATCTGGTGGTCAAAATGAATATGGAAGAGGACAGCGAAGAGTTGACACCGGAGCTCGATAAAAAGACACCCCTCATTCGCGATATCGTCATCTCCATACTTTCATCCAAAACGGTCGAGGAGATCACAACGGCAAAGGGAAAAGAGAAGCTGAAAGAGGAGATCCTCAATCAGATCAACAAGCATCTCGAGGATGGTGAAATACGCCACGTCTATTTCACGGAGTTCGTCATTCAATGATCGGTGTCGACATCGTAGTCATCGATCGCATCGAATCGTCATTGCAAAAGCACGGTGAGAAGTTTTTACGGCGCTATCTGCTCGAAGAGGAGATCTCACTCGTGAAGAGAGCCGAGACTGCTGCGGGATTCTGGGCGGCCAAAGAGGCGATCGCCAAAGCGCTTGGTACGGGTATCGGTTCGGAACTCGGCTTTCATGACATCAAAATAGAAAAAGATGAAAAAGGTGCACCCTTTTTCAGACTCCCTTCCGATCTCGTAAAACGTTACAAGATCGTTTCGACATCACTCTCCATCGCCCACGATGGCGGTTTTGCGATCGCGGTCGCGGCGATCGAGTCGTCACCCACCGCCGACAAAATGTAACAGTTCGATTTTATCCCCCTCCTTCGGGGCGAACGAAGGCCAATTATCTTTTTTGACGACCTCCATATTGACGGCGGCAGCCATCACTTTATCGGCGATGCCGAGTTTTTCGATAATTTCGGCAAGTGTCGTGCCCTCTTCGAACTGTTTCTCTTCTCCGTTGACTATGATTTTCATTTCATCTCCCCCTCTTTTGTCGTGTTCAACTCATCCGCATACTTCCCACACTCCCCATGCGTATAGGAGAGCAGATGATGGGCCATGGAAAAATTCCCCTTGACATAGGCCAGTTCACAGGCATTGATCCCGTTGGCATTTAAAAGATCCGGATCCGCACCGTGGTCGAGCAGAAAATCTACGATAGAAAAATCGTTGGTGTATGCCGCCTGCTGGAGCGGTGTGATGCCGGCATTGTTGGGAAGGTTGACATCGGCATCGTGCATGACGAGTGCCCTGACGATCTTCAACCGCCGCTGGCTTATCGCATACAGCAGCGGGGTGTATCCGTTGTTGTCCTGAATATCCACATCGGCACCGTTCTCGAGCAGATAGTCGACCATTTTCAGGTTCCGCGTTTTCACTGCGATGTGAAGCGGCGAAATTCCCGCTTTCGACTGGCAGTCGATGTCACAATCCTCTTTTGCCACAAGCCGTTCCGTGGAACCCATATCACTCTTGAAAACGGCTTCGTGCAGCGGCTTCCATCCGTTCGATTCATCGGCGACGAGCAAAGACGACAAAATTAATGTGGCGATAATTATTATTCTTTTCATGGCTCTATTTTAGCCGATATTCTTGTGAAATTCAACCAGTTTGAACCGCTCTCCCATCATCGCAGGATCGATTAAGGTTTTTATCTTGTTCAATTCACGAAGGTAGAGGGTCTGGCTGCCAAGCTTGGCGAGCTGTTCAAGCAAATCGGGAAGGCCATACTCCGTCAGCGCTCTAAGCTGGGTTTTGTAGGCATGGGTCATGAAACCGGCCGCTTCGAAAGCGTCTATGACATGTGCGAAGTTGACGTCGTAGGTTATATCGCTCTTCCCGAACAGCGCTTTGAGATCGAGCCCCTCTTCGAAAAGCGGGAAGACCTCATGCCCTTTGTAGATACGAATCGAAAAGTCGTTACGCACCTCTTTTTCACCATAATCGAAAGAGACGAAAACGATCTTTTCGGCCCCCCCGAAAAGTGAAGCCGCAAACGATTCATAGCCGCGGGCCACCTCCCCTTTCGTCTGGCCGTATCGTTCGGCAAGTGCGATGACCTGGCCATCATCCCCTTCGAAATGGATCGTATGTGTATCGTCTACCAGCGCTGTTTTCCCTTTATAAACGAGGTCACAGGGGAATGCGTCGAAAATCTCGTTGGCCACGACGAATGCCTCTTTGGCTCCAATGATGCTTGCATCGCAATAGTGCAAAAGCTCGACAGCATCGCCGAAACGGGTTTCAAAGTAGTCCAGCTGAACCTTTCGAAGGGAAAGGAATCGCTCGACAATGCCGAATTTCATCGTCTCGAGTAGTTCAGGTGCCTCCTGCGCGATCCACTCGATCATGTCGCCCAAAAGATAGCCCTGATGCGCACCGATCTCGACCAGATGAAGGTCTGGAGCAAGTTTGCCTGCCTTGACGAGCGAAATCATATAGTGGGCGATCGTCGCACCGAAAAATCGGCTTGTACTGACGGCCGTGTAGAAGTCCCCCTCTTTCCCGATCGCTTTGAAGGTGGCATAGTACCCTTCGGGCCCGTAAAGCCACTCGTTCATATACTCACTGAACGGCTTCATAGCTCTTCTCGTAAAGGTCAAGCAAGACCAGTTGTTTGTCGAGATCGAAAATTTTCTGATCGAGTTGGCGGATCATCCTGGAGTTTTCCATCGTCTGAAGGTCATACACCGTCATCTCCCCCGCATCGACCTGCTCTTTTGTACTCTCGACGAGTGAGGCATAGAGTTTTTCATCATCTTTTGCAAGGCCGATCATACGATCGATCACATCGAGACGTTTGAGTGCCGCGACATAGCTGTTGTCGGCTTCACGTCTCTTGTCCGAAAAACTGATCTTCGCGCGCAGATAATCGGCACGGGTGGACTGGATGGTATGGTAGGAAGTGACATCCAGCGGAATCGAGATTCTGAATCCATAGGAGTAGTATGGATCGAGGGCGTTGGGAAGCGAACCTCCGAATACCGACGTGTTTTCATAGGGTTTGACATAGTTTCCCTGCACGGATAGGGTCAGCATATATCGTGTCCATGTCATCGTATTGAAGTAATCTTTCTGGACAATCTCCTCTCTCACGCGTGCCAGATCGATATTGTTTTTCAGAAATGTCTCTTTATCCATCAGGCTGAAACGGGGAAGTTTGACTCTCTCGGGATCGAGATCGCTCAGGTTCTTGAACGTCATCTGCAGCTGTGCTCTACTATCTTGCAGCGTATAGAGCGTCATCGTATCCTGATTCTTTTTCAAAATCGCCTGATCCAGAAAACCGCTGTCGAGATCGCCGCTCAGAAACCGCTCTTTTTTCCGCTCGATATCGATACGGTCATTCTCGATCAGAAGTTTCTGCTTTTCGATCTGATAAGCGTTTTTTTTGAAATTGAACAGCGTCGCCACGACCTGCTTGATCAGTGTGCGTCTCTCCGCTTCGATGCTCAGGTCACCCACTTTTCGCGTCGCTCTTGCATACTTTACGGCATACCATATGCCTCCGCTTTTAAAAATGGGCTGGTCGACGCCGACCGAGAGTGACCGGTTGGTCTGAATACGATCGAACTGATCGGAGCGGCTATAGCCGTAGCTGACAGTGATCGGATTGATCCAGCTGTATTCGAGCTGTCCGCTGTCCGCACTGTTTTTTTCACGCTTCAGCTGAAGTGTCTTCTGCTTCAGGGTTGAAAGAAGCGCATCTGCCTCACCTGCATAAAGGAGTGAAGCAGTGAAGAGCGCTACAACCACTTTCGATGGTTTGAGAATCACTTCAAACAAGCGCGTCTCCACCCCATGTGCGCCTGCCGGTGAGGAGAATGGCGCATTGGTGCCATCCAAGTGGCTTCTTCGCTGGTTCAACATATATTTGGCCAGTAGGCTACAGCTTTGCCAGCGCAGATTCGAACCGTTCAAAGCCAAGTTCCATCTCCTCTTTTGTAATTGTCAGAACGGGCAGGAAGCGGACGGTATTTTTTCCGGCTTTCAGTACGACGACACGTGCATCGAATGCCGCCTTGATAATATCGCCGGCATCTTTGCCCTCTTTGACACGCAAACCGCGCATAAAACCGACCCCCACCTCTTTGTCGAAAAGCTCCGGATGTTTCGCCGCGACCCTTTTGAGCCTCTCTTCGAACAGTATCAGCATATGGTCGAGTTCACCGCTGTTTTTGTGCCCTTCCAGAATCTCGAGCACCTCGAGCGCTGCGCGGGTCGAGAGAAAGTTGCCGCCGAATGTACTGCCGTGGTCGCCCGCTTTGAGAATGCCTTTGTGTGTCGTCATGATCGCACCGATCGGTACGCCACCGCCAAGCCCTTTTGCCAGCGTAACGATATCGGGAGTTATTCCGTAGAGGTTGGAAGCCAGCACCTCGCCGGTACGGTAGATACCCGTCTGGACTTCATCGACGACGAGCAGGATATCGCGCTTTTTCAGTGTTTCAGCCAGTTTCTGCACCTCCGCTTTCTCCATTGGCTGAACACCACCTTCCCCCTGAACGAGTTCAATCATCACCGCGACGGTGTGATCGTCGATCAGATCGTAAATATGTTCGATATTTCGGGCATAGACGAATCCATCCGGAAAAGGGCCGAAGTAGGTATGCATCGCCTCCTGTCCCGTCGCCTTGAGTGCAGTGATGGTACGGCCGTGGAAAGAGTGCTCGAGCGTGATGATCTTGTAGCGCTTGACCTCCCCTTCCACTTCGCCGTAGCGCCGTGCGATTTTGATGGCCCCTTCGTTCGCTTCGGCCCCACTGTTGGCGAAAAATGTCTGCACATCGTAGCCGCTCAGTTCCGCGAGACGTTTCGCCAGCCTCGCCTGCGGCTCTATAAGGTAAAGGTTCGAGGTATGGATGAGTTTTTGTGCCTGATCGCAGATCGCCTTTGCCAAACGAGGATTGCCGTGTCCGACGCTGCAGACGGCGATACCGCTGCCAAAATCGACATAGTCTTTCCCCTCGGCATCGTAGAGCATCGAGTTTTCGCCCCTTACGAAGTGTACGTAATTTCTCGCATAGGTCGGCAGAACGTAGGTTTGATCCATCTCTTTCAAATTCATCATACTCTCTCCAATGTTATTTTCACTTCCTGATAGCAGGCGCTTTTGCCCATCAGACTCTTTGTCGGCGGGGTCAAGTAGTTGACGCCGGGAGTCCCGGCATAGATCAGCACCGAATCGCTTCGAATATCTTCGCTCACCCTGACAGGCAGCTCCACTTCTCCATGTTCCGAGAGAATGCGTACTTTTTCATCCTCTTTGAATCCATGCGAAGGGTGGAGCCATACATGGCTTTCGCGTCTGAATTGACTGTTCAGAGAATGGGGACTTTTTGGCGTCAGCAGCCAAAGGCCATCCTCTTCGTCGTCGAAATCGTCCTCGAACTCTTCGAGAAACTCGAAGTTGCCGCTGTCGGTGTCAAATTCCTCTTCATAAGGATGCTTATCGTACGCAGGCGACTTGAGCAGATCACCCTCTTCGATACACTGATCGAGCATCGATCGAATGTAAAAGCGCTCCTCTTTCAATCCCTCGAAGCCGAAACTCTCAAACAGAAATTTCGTCAGCTCGTATTCGCTGATGCCGTACTCCGCCGCTTTGATCTTCGGCATCGGCTGAAC
Coding sequences:
- a CDS encoding MlaE family ABC transporter permease, with protein sequence MAISWIEIFFAWVGRPVLHLYNRMADFGRFIEFQVGLIPLYFKRPYRLREFFQQMESIGIGTLGVILLTALFTGMVEAIQLYHGFHRFSAENFMGYTIFVSISRELGPVFAALMLISRAISAMAAELGTMRVTEQIDAIETLAVDSKKYLIIPRILATTLSLPLLVITFDFVGNISAYLISTEALGVNPVAYQNTIQQYLVFADIGTGVLKAFVFGFLISSIGTYLGYIARGGARGVGQATTSAVVYSAVTIFAANYFLSSLFLLLDW
- a CDS encoding CDP-alcohol phosphatidyltransferase family protein, producing the protein MNPLLNPKSHFNLANLFTMVNITCGLVATYFITQNNFFYAIVFAWIGGAFDIFDGKIARKFNLSNEFGIQLDSFADFLSFVLVPVFLIFQAVYTHLDGFWFNIGVVATVYYVISGLRRLIQFNIDAEAGEVGKFFVGVPTPLGAILLWLVYLGYTYGVLPGQMVILFMVVIGWLLNSTLRVPHP
- a CDS encoding aspartate aminotransferase family protein → MMNLKEMDQTYVLPTYARNYVHFVRGENSMLYDAEGKDYVDFGSGIAVCSVGHGNPRLAKAICDQAQKLIHTSNLYLIEPQARLAKRLAELSGYDVQTFFANSGAEANEGAIKIARRYGEVEGEVKRYKIITLEHSFHGRTITALKATGQEAMHTYFGPFPDGFVYARNIEHIYDLIDDHTVAVMIELVQGEGGVQPMEKAEVQKLAETLKKRDILLVVDEVQTGIYRTGEVLASNLYGITPDIVTLAKGLGGGVPIGAIMTTHKGILKAGDHGSTFGGNFLSTRAALEVLEILEGHKNSGELDHMLILFEERLKRVAAKHPELFDKEVGVGFMRGLRVKEGKDAGDIIKAAFDARVVVLKAGKNTVRFLPVLTITKEEMELGFERFESALAKL
- a CDS encoding ankyrin repeat domain-containing protein, whose protein sequence is MKRIIIIATLILSSLLVADESNGWKPLHEAVFKSDMGSTERLVAKEDCDIDCQSKAGISPLHIAVKTRNLKMVDYLLENGADVDIQDNNGYTPLLYAISQRRLKIVRALVMHDADVNLPNNAGITPLQQAAYTNDFSIVDFLLDHGADPDLLNANGINACELAYVKGNFSMAHHLLSYTHGECGKYADELNTTKEGEMK
- a CDS encoding SAM-dependent methyltransferase, yielding MKPFSEYMNEWLYGPEGYYATFKAIGKEGDFYTAVSTSRFFGATIAHYMISLVKAGKLAPDLHLVEIGAHQGYLLGDMIEWIAQEAPELLETMKFGIVERFLSLRKVQLDYFETRFGDAVELLHYCDASIIGAKEAFVVANEIFDAFPCDLVYKGKTALVDDTHTIHFEGDDGQVIALAERYGQTKGEVARGYESFAASLFGGAEKIVFVSFDYGEKEVRNDFSIRIYKGHEVFPLFEEGLDLKALFGKSDITYDVNFAHVIDAFEAAGFMTHAYKTQLRALTEYGLPDLLEQLAKLGSQTLYLRELNKIKTLIDPAMMGERFKLVEFHKNIG
- the thiS gene encoding sulfur carrier protein ThiS, which encodes MKIIVNGEEKQFEEGTTLAEIIEKLGIADKVMAAAVNMEVVKKDNWPSFAPKEGDKIELLHFVGGG
- the fliL gene encoding flagellar basal body-associated protein FliL — its product is MAEEEKEESQESEGSETQKKGGSNIVLILIVVLLVLVLAIGGVVAYLMLSGDDETIDDTTIKQEKIEKKRSRRNNEEMGVGPMYPLDKFTVNLMSENGRRYLVVKMNMEEDSEELTPELDKKTPLIRDIVISILSSKTVEEITTAKGKEKLKEEILNQINKHLEDGEIRHVYFTEFVIQ
- a CDS encoding TolC family protein encodes the protein MALNGSNLRWQSCSLLAKYMLNQRRSHLDGTNAPFSSPAGAHGVETRLFEVILKPSKVVVALFTASLLYAGEADALLSTLKQKTLQLKREKNSADSGQLEYSWINPITVSYGYSRSDQFDRIQTNRSLSVGVDQPIFKSGGIWYAVKYARATRKVGDLSIEAERRTLIKQVVATLFNFKKNAYQIEKQKLLIENDRIDIERKKERFLSGDLDSGFLDQAILKKNQDTMTLYTLQDSRAQLQMTFKNLSDLDPERVKLPRFSLMDKETFLKNNIDLARVREEIVQKDYFNTMTWTRYMLTLSVQGNYVKPYENTSVFGGSLPNALDPYYSYGFRISIPLDVTSYHTIQSTRADYLRAKISFSDKRREADNSYVAALKRLDVIDRMIGLAKDDEKLYASLVESTKEQVDAGEMTVYDLQTMENSRMIRQLDQKIFDLDKQLVLLDLYEKSYEAVQ
- the acpS gene encoding holo-ACP synthase, with the translated sequence MIGVDIVVIDRIESSLQKHGEKFLRRYLLEEEISLVKRAETAAGFWAAKEAIAKALGTGIGSELGFHDIKIEKDEKGAPFFRLPSDLVKRYKIVSTSLSIAHDGGFAIAVAAIESSPTADKM